In Fusobacterium hwasookii, a single window of DNA contains:
- a CDS encoding type II toxin-antitoxin system death-on-curing family toxin gives MLNNEKNFSIIQEYSKALELLDNYDHQVVTKPEGLKKVTYQLTYEECRELIASMSFGSSSTIFGREKSEGALKGIVDSIYQSAFGEDAYPTVEEKAANLLYFIVKDHPFIDGCKRIAASIFIYFLNQNNLLFRNGEKIISDSSLVAITLLLAESKPEEKEMMVKVVMNFLGW, from the coding sequence ATGTTAAATAATGAAAAAAATTTTTCAATTATCCAAGAATATTCAAAGGCCTTAGAACTTTTGGATAATTATGATCATCAAGTAGTAACAAAACCAGAGGGATTAAAAAAAGTTACTTACCAATTAACTTATGAAGAATGTAGGGAGCTAATAGCAAGTATGTCTTTTGGTTCAAGTTCAACAATATTTGGTCGTGAAAAAAGTGAAGGAGCTTTAAAAGGAATTGTAGATTCTATCTATCAAAGTGCTTTTGGAGAAGATGCTTATCCAACAGTTGAAGAAAAAGCAGCAAATTTATTATATTTCATAGTAAAGGACCATCCATTTATAGATGGGTGTAAAAGAATAGCTGCTAGTATATTTATATACTTTTTAAATCAAAATAATCTTTTATTTAGAAATGGGGAGAAAATTATTTCTGATAGTAGTTTGGTAGCAATTACACTACTTCTTGCAGAATCTAAACCAGAAGAAAAGGAAATGATGGTTAAGGTTGTTATGAACTTTTTGGGATGGTAA
- a CDS encoding CBS domain-containing protein, protein MKDSISIFRDLCNKFEDLVRIKYKVKDEEGAFYILSNQKEYKKFEKDINLIRKIRNLLSHGECKIEGKVAIEINENIIEKLKEIISLLENPPLVTSRYISEMFVVDLEEKLEKLIKTMNEKKISHVPVLDKDKKLVGVFSENTIFSKLSDDEIIEIGKEYQVKDYVKYIKLENHSSEYFDFIKRNEELTSAQNLFNKSIKKDKKLVMLFVTENGKKTEKILGILTPWDLLDI, encoded by the coding sequence ATGAAAGATTCAATTTCAATATTTAGAGATTTATGCAATAAATTTGAGGATTTAGTAAGAATTAAATATAAAGTAAAAGATGAAGAAGGAGCATTTTATATATTATCAAATCAAAAAGAATATAAGAAATTTGAAAAAGATATTAATCTTATAAGAAAGATAAGAAATCTTCTATCTCATGGAGAGTGTAAAATAGAAGGAAAAGTTGCAATTGAAATAAATGAGAATATTATAGAAAAATTGAAGGAAATAATAAGTTTACTTGAAAATCCACCTTTAGTAACAAGTAGATACATTAGTGAGATGTTTGTAGTAGATTTAGAAGAAAAATTAGAAAAATTAATAAAAACAATGAATGAAAAGAAAATTTCTCATGTACCTGTATTAGATAAAGATAAAAAACTTGTAGGAGTTTTTAGTGAAAATACTATTTTTTCAAAATTATCTGACGATGAAATAATTGAAATAGGAAAAGAATATCAAGTAAAAGATTATGTAAAATATATAAAACTAGAAAATCATTCAAGTGAATATTTTGATTTTATAAAAAGAAATGAAGAATTGACTTCTGCACAAAACTTATTCAATAAATCTATTAAGAAAGATAAGAAACTAGTAATGTTATTTGTAACAGAAAATGGCAAAAAAACTGAAAAAATTTTAGGGATACTAACTCCTTGGGATTTACTTGATATATAA
- a CDS encoding restriction endonuclease subunit S, with product MAVWSITNIVEITRNNRIDSEYFHPSYLKAEEKVLSVKNKRLGHLGEFLIGPFGSAFHVSNYTPHSPYRYIRGKDVKQFTLLDDDSVYMPEKDYKRLEKYAVETDDLLISVVGTLGNVAIVPPNVKGIFSCKSTVFRNSKVDPYYLLAYFNSIYGKSCLLRRQRGAIQTGLNKDDLKTVPIPMFSEEKKIGELVRKSLDKRNESKLLYNQAQQLLECELGLKNIVLEKPRSYESSFSEIVSELRVDPEYYNPLADKIYEADCFKNSTLLKNMFTVVRGQTPTQYFKKGTPVLKTKNIRIPIIDETKVEDYTNLSGVSIKKGDLILAAMGVGSLGRISYVFDDSTRAIVDGTLRMLRSKEGFQNQSIPTLLFLTSKYGQILIYKGIIGSTGIISLPDNHLKNIKIPIISDNIADEISEKVISSYNARKESEQLLEQAKRRVEELIEVSY from the coding sequence ATGGCGGTTTGGAGTATTACAAATATTGTAGAAATTACTAGAAACAATAGAATAGATAGTGAGTATTTTCACCCTTCTTATTTAAAAGCTGAAGAAAAAGTATTGTCTGTTAAAAATAAAAGGCTTGGTCATCTTGGTGAGTTTTTGATTGGGCCATTTGGTTCTGCATTTCATGTCAGCAATTATACACCACACTCCCCTTATAGATATATAAGAGGAAAGGATGTAAAACAATTTACTTTACTAGATGATGACAGTGTATATATGCCTGAAAAAGATTATAAACGTTTAGAAAAATATGCAGTAGAAACAGATGATTTATTAATTTCAGTGGTAGGAACACTAGGAAATGTGGCTATTGTACCTCCAAATGTAAAAGGAATATTTAGTTGTAAAAGTACGGTATTTAGAAATTCAAAAGTTGATCCATACTATTTGTTAGCATATTTTAATTCTATTTATGGCAAAAGTTGCTTATTAAGGAGACAGCGTGGAGCTATACAAACTGGATTGAATAAAGATGATTTAAAAACGGTTCCAATACCAATGTTTTCAGAAGAAAAAAAAATTGGGGAACTAGTTCGCAAATCACTAGATAAACGTAATGAAAGTAAGTTGTTATACAACCAAGCACAACAACTTTTAGAATGTGAACTTGGACTGAAAAATATTGTTCTAGAAAAGCCAAGGAGTTATGAATCTAGCTTTAGCGAAATAGTCAGTGAATTAAGAGTTGATCCAGAATATTATAACCCACTGGCAGATAAAATCTATGAAGCAGATTGCTTTAAAAACTCTACTCTATTAAAAAATATGTTTACAGTTGTTAGGGGACAAACTCCAACACAATATTTTAAAAAAGGGACACCTGTTTTAAAGACTAAAAATATTAGAATACCTATTATTGATGAAACCAAAGTAGAGGATTACACCAACTTATCAGGTGTTTCCATAAAAAAAGGGGATTTAATTCTTGCAGCAATGGGGGTTGGTTCTTTAGGTCGTATAAGTTATGTATTTGATGATAGCACTAGGGCAATAGTTGATGGCACTTTGAGAATGCTAAGATCAAAAGAAGGGTTTCAAAACCAAAGCATTCCTACATTATTATTTTTGACATCTAAATATGGACAAATATTAATTTATAAAGGGATTATAGGTTCTACGGGAATTATTTCTTTACCGGATAACCATTTGAAAAACATAAAGATTCCAATTATAAGTGATAATATAGCTGATGAAATTTCTGAAAAGGTAATATCTAGTTATAATGCTCGAAAAGAATCAGAGCAACTTCTTGAGCAAGCTAAACGAAGAGTAGAAGAATTGATTGAAGTTAGTTATTGA
- a CDS encoding N-6 DNA methylase, whose translation MNTREILDKIFKDPKTTYELTEFDNLGSPIGKIINIYPRTSESGRDAGKTTYFMKSFVKFSSGKEEVQVFDENGKSNPEEIIRQLWIYKLLNTYENKADEIELEKSVHFGTEVNAKAADIVVYTDNTKQTPKIIIEVKKPKRKDGIEQLKSYLNAEGSPVGVWSNGSDSIILYRPYPANFDDTLVDIPKRGQKPKDVLEAKRTLAHLKKSFNFKKIVQDLEELVLADSGKDEFNEIFKLIFAKIWDEKEAFENRTNQEIQFTKALNPEITYERINNLFKKACEEWPGIFKEGEDIELTKKHLQVCIGPIEGVRLMGSNLRIMDDAFEYLLPTEAKKKKGQFFTPRHVVEMCVRMMNPKKTEFVMDPSCGSAGFLLHAMEWCYPTESRDDRELRKHRYAAKYLWGIDFEERAAKTSRALMLIAGDGHTNIFGPDVSSIDPKTWHDTQSGQKLMSKLMEMKLTKIKPTREDESNILRDDELAWKYFDELQFDVILANPPFAGEIKDKTMLSHYDLAKPALKRAKDKVAKEERDVLFIERIIKFLKPGGRAAIVLPQGKFNNSSLAFIREWILRKARLLAVVGLHQNTFKPHTGTKTSVLFIQKYTQGELAAIETIKQDVVATCPDYEVQIKDLLDNHKDVLDIEEDNIPEDILKILYENFSDNDEISEVENESDEGNEESNENDDLETKIEKATDNISVLQNELIQEKNKLENLKSDLEALQEKQQQEITIISDNWTGTKKELNVHLKPTKEKHKLQVKDLKEVQKEKTKRIKAAIKGLEKAIPEAEFELKKLTYKGKLELLLVDKDMIASLKERWIDGEVSKKLDYPIFMAVSENGGKNNSGDYEYLLDEDGNTIEFDDGQPVINQDLVNFNLHFNDLIDASSIAEENLCIAEAFIQFAQKQNFDFWRKS comes from the coding sequence ATGAATACAAGAGAAATTCTTGATAAAATTTTTAAAGATCCAAAAACAACATATGAGCTTACAGAGTTTGATAATCTTGGTAGCCCGATTGGCAAAATAATTAATATTTATCCAAGAACTTCTGAGTCTGGAAGAGATGCTGGTAAAACAACATACTTTATGAAAAGTTTTGTTAAGTTTTCGTCTGGCAAAGAAGAAGTGCAAGTTTTTGATGAAAATGGGAAATCTAATCCAGAAGAAATTATAAGGCAACTTTGGATATATAAACTTTTAAACACATATGAAAATAAAGCGGATGAAATTGAGCTTGAAAAAAGTGTTCACTTTGGAACAGAGGTTAATGCTAAAGCTGCAGACATTGTTGTTTATACAGACAATACAAAACAAACACCTAAAATAATTATAGAAGTAAAGAAGCCTAAGAGAAAAGATGGAATTGAACAGTTAAAAAGCTATTTAAATGCAGAGGGATCACCTGTTGGTGTCTGGTCAAATGGAAGTGATAGTATTATTCTTTACAGACCATACCCAGCAAATTTTGATGATACACTTGTAGATATTCCTAAAAGAGGGCAAAAACCTAAAGATGTACTAGAAGCTAAGCGAACATTAGCACATCTTAAAAAAAGCTTCAATTTCAAAAAAATTGTTCAGGATTTAGAAGAGCTAGTGTTGGCAGATAGTGGGAAAGATGAATTTAACGAAATATTCAAATTAATTTTTGCAAAAATATGGGATGAAAAAGAAGCGTTCGAAAATAGAACGAACCAGGAAATTCAATTTACAAAAGCACTTAATCCAGAGATTACTTACGAAAGAATTAATAATTTATTCAAAAAAGCTTGTGAAGAATGGCCAGGTATATTTAAAGAAGGTGAAGATATAGAACTTACTAAAAAGCATCTTCAAGTTTGTATCGGACCTATTGAAGGTGTAAGACTTATGGGGTCAAACTTACGAATTATGGATGATGCATTCGAGTATCTTCTGCCTACAGAGGCTAAGAAAAAGAAAGGGCAATTTTTTACCCCACGCCATGTAGTTGAGATGTGTGTAAGGATGATGAATCCTAAGAAAACAGAATTTGTAATGGATCCTTCTTGTGGATCTGCAGGTTTCTTATTACATGCTATGGAATGGTGTTATCCTACAGAAAGTAGAGATGATAGGGAGTTAAGAAAACATCGATATGCTGCAAAATATTTATGGGGAATCGATTTTGAAGAACGTGCTGCAAAGACGTCTCGTGCATTAATGCTTATAGCTGGGGATGGTCACACTAATATTTTTGGACCAGATGTTAGCAGTATTGATCCAAAAACATGGCATGATACTCAATCTGGGCAAAAATTAATGAGCAAATTAATGGAAATGAAATTAACTAAGATAAAACCAACTAGAGAAGATGAATCAAACATACTTAGAGATGATGAATTAGCATGGAAATATTTTGATGAACTTCAGTTTGATGTTATCTTAGCAAATCCACCTTTTGCAGGTGAGATAAAAGATAAGACTATGCTATCTCATTATGACTTAGCAAAACCTGCACTAAAAAGAGCAAAAGATAAAGTAGCAAAAGAAGAAAGAGATGTTTTATTTATAGAACGTATTATAAAATTCTTAAAACCTGGTGGTCGTGCTGCGATTGTATTGCCACAAGGTAAATTTAATAACTCTTCTCTGGCTTTTATACGTGAATGGATTTTAAGGAAAGCCAGACTCTTAGCTGTTGTTGGTTTGCATCAGAATACATTCAAACCTCATACAGGAACTAAAACTTCTGTATTATTTATTCAAAAATACACTCAAGGTGAGCTTGCTGCTATAGAGACTATAAAGCAAGATGTGGTGGCTACATGTCCTGATTACGAAGTTCAAATCAAAGATCTTTTAGATAATCACAAAGATGTTTTGGATATTGAAGAAGATAATATCCCTGAAGATATATTAAAAATTTTATATGAAAACTTCAGTGATAATGATGAAATATCAGAAGTTGAAAATGAGTCTGATGAAGGCAATGAAGAAAGCAATGAAAATGATGATTTGGAAACAAAGATTGAAAAAGCAACAGATAATATAAGTGTTCTTCAAAACGAACTAATTCAAGAGAAAAATAAACTTGAAAATTTAAAATCAGATTTAGAGGCTTTACAAGAAAAGCAGCAACAGGAAATTACAATTATTTCTGATAACTGGACTGGAACAAAAAAAGAATTGAATGTCCACTTAAAGCCAACAAAAGAGAAACATAAGTTACAAGTTAAAGATTTAAAGGAAGTTCAGAAAGAAAAAACTAAACGTATAAAAGCGGCTATTAAAGGGTTAGAAAAAGCTATCCCTGAAGCTGAGTTTGAACTAAAAAAACTTACATATAAGGGAAAATTAGAGCTTCTTCTTGTTGATAAAGATATGATAGCTTCTTTAAAAGAAAGATGGATTGATGGAGAGGTTTCTAAAAAGCTCGATTATCCTATTTTTATGGCAGTGTCTGAAAATGGTGGTAAAAATAATTCTGGAGATTACGAATATCTTCTTGATGAAGACGGAAATACAATTGAGTTTGATGATGGTCAACCAGTTATTAATCAAGACTTAGTAAACTTTAATCTGCATTTCAATGATTTAATAGATGCTAGTTCTATAGCAGAAGAAAATTTGTGTATAGCTGAAGCTTTTATTCAGTTTGCACAAAAACAAAACTTTGATTTCTGGAGGAAGAGCTAA
- a CDS encoding helix-turn-helix domain-containing protein, with protein MKANYKKLWHILLDKNMKKKELAELAGVSTYTINKLNKNENVTVEVLGKICKVLDCSLDDIMEFEDR; from the coding sequence ATGAAAGCTAATTATAAAAAACTATGGCATATTCTGCTGGACAAGAATATGAAGAAGAAGGAATTGGCAGAGCTTGCAGGGGTCAGTACATACACGATTAATAAGCTCAATAAAAACGAGAATGTTACTGTGGAAGTCCTTGGGAAGATCTGCAAGGTATTGGATTGTAGCTTAGATGATATTATGGAATTTGAAGATAGATGA
- a CDS encoding transposase — protein sequence MIHYGLITVIHTFDLKWNPHIHELVSLGRFTKNFTFENLEYFHVTTIADQ from the coding sequence ATCATTCACTATGGACTTATTACTGTTATTCATACTTTTGACTTAAAATGGAATCCTCATATTCATGAACTTGTTTCTCTTGGGAGATTTACTAAAAATTTTACTTTTGAAAATTTAGAATACTTTCATGTTACTACCATTGCTGATCAATGA
- a CDS encoding transposase zinc-binding domain-containing protein: protein MKASIKKFLLCCDIKASFIKYTCTECEHYHTIPITCKSRLCPSYVFKYSAT from the coding sequence ATTAAAGCTTCTATCAAAAAATTCTTACTTTGTTGTGATATTAAAGCTAGTTTCATTAAATATACTTGTACTGAGTGTGAACATTACCATACCATTCCTATTACTTGTAAATCTAGACTTTGTCCTTCTTATGTTTTTAAATATTCTGCTACTTAG
- a CDS encoding PTS fructose transporter subunit IIABC, whose amino-acid sequence MEIKDLLKKDLMIMDLKASTKMEAIDEMVAKLKEKNIISDEAVFKDLILKREERSSTGLGEGIAMPHAKTSVVNTPSVLFARSNKGIDYDALDDEPVYIFFMIAASEGAHDLHIETLAKLSKMLLNDDFTQGLKTCGSPDEVYALVDKYSEKPQEAVKEEVKEVQNTNKKRILAVTACPTGIAHTYMAEAALKEAGEKLGVDVKVETNGADGIKNNLTTNDINEAVGIIVAADKKVETARFNDRKVIVTSTADAIKNAETLIKKVLNNEAPIFKAEASDKTEEDTQENDSIGRIIYKSIMSGVSNMLPFVIGGGILLAISFIVERFMGQNQLFKLLFDVGAGAFHFLIPVLAGFIAMSIADKPGFMPGAVAGYMASQGAGFLGGLIGGFIAGYSVIFLKKMTKNMSKQFDGMKSMVIYPIFSLLITGILMYFIIGPIFTKVNLIVANWLNNMGTANAVLLGAILGGMMSVDMGGPINKAAYAFSIGVFTDTGNGAFMAAVMAGGMVPPLAIALAMTLFKNNFDEKEKQSTISNFILGLSFITEGAIPFAAKEPVKVIGSCIVGAAIAGGLTQFWSVSAPAPHGGIFVIPAMPSVHSAIFFIVSIAIGAIVSGVIFGILRGKKK is encoded by the coding sequence ATGGAAATTAAAGATTTACTAAAAAAAGATTTAATGATAATGGATTTAAAAGCATCTACAAAGATGGAAGCTATTGATGAAATGGTAGCAAAATTAAAAGAAAAAAATATTATATCAGATGAAGCTGTTTTTAAAGATTTAATCTTAAAAAGAGAAGAAAGAAGTTCAACAGGTTTAGGTGAAGGAATTGCAATGCCTCATGCTAAAACTTCTGTTGTAAACACTCCTTCTGTACTATTTGCAAGATCAAATAAAGGTATAGACTATGATGCCTTAGATGATGAACCTGTGTATATTTTCTTTATGATAGCTGCATCTGAAGGTGCTCATGATTTACATATAGAAACTCTTGCTAAATTATCCAAAATGTTATTAAATGATGATTTCACACAAGGTTTAAAAACTTGTGGAAGTCCTGATGAAGTTTATGCTCTTGTAGATAAATATTCTGAAAAACCGCAAGAAGCTGTTAAGGAAGAAGTAAAAGAAGTTCAAAATACAAATAAGAAAAGGATACTTGCTGTAACTGCTTGTCCAACAGGTATTGCACACACATATATGGCAGAAGCTGCTCTTAAAGAAGCTGGAGAAAAATTAGGAGTAGATGTTAAAGTTGAAACTAATGGAGCAGATGGAATTAAAAATAATTTAACTACTAATGATATAAATGAAGCTGTTGGAATTATAGTTGCAGCTGATAAAAAAGTTGAAACTGCTCGTTTTAATGATAGAAAAGTTATAGTTACAAGTACAGCAGATGCTATAAAAAATGCTGAAACTTTAATTAAGAAAGTTTTAAATAATGAAGCTCCTATTTTTAAAGCAGAAGCTAGTGATAAAACAGAAGAAGATACACAAGAAAATGATTCAATAGGAAGAATTATCTATAAAAGTATTATGAGTGGAGTTTCTAATATGCTTCCATTTGTAATTGGTGGTGGAATTTTACTTGCTATCTCATTTATTGTTGAAAGATTTATGGGGCAAAATCAATTATTTAAGTTACTATTTGATGTTGGAGCAGGTGCTTTTCATTTCTTAATACCTGTTCTTGCTGGATTTATTGCTATGAGTATTGCTGATAAACCTGGATTTATGCCTGGAGCTGTTGCAGGATATATGGCAAGCCAAGGTGCAGGTTTCTTAGGTGGACTTATTGGTGGATTTATTGCTGGATATTCAGTTATATTCTTAAAGAAAATGACAAAGAATATGTCAAAGCAATTTGATGGTATGAAATCTATGGTAATCTATCCAATATTTAGTTTACTAATAACTGGTATATTGATGTATTTTATAATAGGACCTATATTTACAAAAGTAAACCTTATTGTTGCTAACTGGCTAAATAATATGGGAACTGCAAATGCTGTTCTTTTAGGTGCTATACTTGGTGGAATGATGAGTGTTGATATGGGAGGTCCTATCAACAAAGCAGCTTATGCTTTCTCAATAGGAGTATTTACTGATACAGGAAATGGTGCATTTATGGCAGCTGTTATGGCAGGTGGAATGGTTCCTCCATTAGCAATAGCTCTTGCTATGACATTATTTAAAAATAATTTTGATGAAAAAGAAAAACAATCTACAATTTCAAACTTTATACTAGGTTTATCTTTTATCACAGAAGGTGCAATTCCTTTTGCTGCTAAAGAACCTGTCAAAGTTATAGGTTCTTGCATTGTAGGTGCTGCAATAGCAGGTGGATTAACTCAATTCTGGAGTGTATCTGCTCCTGCTCCTCATGGTGGAATATTTGTTATTCCTGCAATGCCAAGTGTACACTCAGCTATATTCTTTATAGTTTCTATTGCAATAGGAGCTATAGTATCAGGAGTGATATTTGGAATTCTAAGAGGAAAGAAAAAATAA
- the pfkB gene encoding 1-phosphofructokinase, with product MIYSVTLNPSIDFIVRVKDFQLGETNRAYEDNFFAGGKGIMVSKLLKNVKTDCVNLGFLGGFTGAFIEQNLKKLNILSDFVTVNENTRVNVKLKTETETEINCQGPKISENEKEEFLEKIRKIKSNDFVILSGSVPSNLGNDFYITIIEILNKNGVKFTLDSSGETFSKSLKYKPFLIKPNKDELKEYAKREFKNNQEIVDYVRENLVDKAEHVIISLGGEGALYIDKNFSLFAQPLRVKENVVNTVGAGDSVVAGFVNYMLKHNDVEKAFRFAVACGTATSFSEDIGELDFIEEIYSKLVIEKENYGN from the coding sequence ATGATATATTCAGTAACTTTGAATCCCTCCATTGACTTTATTGTAAGAGTAAAGGATTTTCAATTAGGTGAAACTAATAGAGCCTATGAAGATAATTTCTTTGCTGGTGGTAAGGGAATAATGGTATCAAAGCTCTTAAAAAATGTTAAGACTGATTGTGTAAATCTTGGTTTTTTAGGAGGATTTACAGGAGCATTTATAGAGCAAAATTTAAAAAAATTAAATATTTTATCAGATTTTGTAACTGTAAATGAAAACACAAGAGTAAATGTAAAGTTAAAAACTGAAACTGAAACTGAAATTAACTGTCAAGGTCCTAAAATTTCTGAGAATGAAAAAGAAGAATTCTTAGAGAAAATTAGAAAAATTAAAAGTAATGACTTTGTTATTTTATCTGGTTCAGTTCCTAGTAATCTTGGAAATGATTTCTATATAACTATCATAGAAATTTTAAACAAAAATGGAGTTAAATTTACTCTTGACAGTAGCGGAGAAACTTTTAGTAAATCTTTAAAATACAAACCATTTTTAATAAAGCCTAATAAAGATGAATTAAAAGAATATGCAAAAAGAGAATTTAAAAATAATCAAGAAATTGTAGATTATGTTAGAGAAAATCTTGTAGATAAGGCAGAACATGTAATTATTTCTCTGGGGGGAGAAGGAGCTTTATATATAGATAAAAATTTTTCACTTTTTGCTCAGCCATTAAGAGTAAAAGAAAATGTAGTTAATACTGTTGGTGCAGGAGATTCAGTTGTTGCTGGTTTTGTAAATTATATGCTTAAACATAATGATGTTGAAAAAGCATTTAGGTTTGCAGTGGCTTGTGGAACAGCAACAAGTTTCTCTGAAGATATTGGAGAATTAGATTTCATTGAAGAAATATATAGCAAGTTAGTTATAGAAAAGGAGAATTATGGAAATTAA
- a CDS encoding DeoR/GlpR family DNA-binding transcription regulator yields MLFEDRISLILKLTEQNGSIENSKIIKDLKISEATLRRDLAYLEKEGKIKRVRGGAILKKVARKEIAIKEKNFNKDSKKKIAKLAAQFISDGDYIYLDAGTTTYEIIDYIKGKDIKVVTNGIIHLEKLIANDIETYLIGGRIKKSTLAIVGVKALRDLSEFRFDKAFIGINGINENGYSTHDIEEALIKKQAIDNSNKAFILADSSKFDIVYFANVAKLEEATIITDKKEVNKNIIKHTQIINTY; encoded by the coding sequence ATGTTATTTGAAGACAGAATTTCACTCATTTTAAAACTTACTGAGCAAAATGGAAGTATTGAAAATTCAAAAATTATTAAAGATTTAAAAATTAGTGAAGCTACTCTTAGAAGAGATTTAGCTTATCTTGAAAAAGAGGGTAAAATTAAAAGGGTTAGAGGGGGTGCTATTTTAAAAAAGGTTGCTAGAAAGGAAATTGCAATCAAAGAAAAAAATTTTAATAAAGATAGCAAAAAGAAAATCGCAAAATTGGCAGCTCAATTTATTTCTGATGGAGACTATATCTATTTAGATGCTGGAACAACAACCTATGAAATTATTGACTATATAAAAGGAAAAGATATAAAGGTTGTAACAAATGGAATTATACATCTAGAAAAACTTATAGCTAATGATATTGAAACCTATTTGATAGGTGGAAGAATTAAAAAAAGTACCTTGGCTATTGTTGGAGTAAAAGCTCTTAGAGATTTATCTGAATTTAGGTTTGATAAGGCTTTTATTGGAATTAATGGGATTAATGAAAATGGTTATTCAACTCATGATATAGAAGAGGCTTTAATTAAAAAACAAGCTATTGATAATTCTAATAAAGCTTTTATTTTAGCAGATAGCTCAAAATTTGATATCGTATACTTTGCTAATGTTGCAAAACTGGAAGAGGCAACAATAATAACTGATAAAAAAGAAGTAAATAAAAATATAATAAAACATACACAAATAATAAACACATATTAA
- the rpmB gene encoding 50S ribosomal protein L28 yields the protein MQRCEITGTGLISGNQISHSHRLTRRVWKPNLQVTTLVVNGSPIKVKVCARTLKTLKGASEVEVMRILKANIATLSERLLKHLNK from the coding sequence ATGCAAAGATGTGAAATCACAGGAACTGGTTTAATTAGTGGAAACCAAATATCTCACTCTCATAGATTAACTAGAAGAGTATGGAAGCCAAATCTACAAGTTACAACTTTAGTTGTTAATGGTAGTCCAATAAAAGTAAAAGTTTGTGCTAGAACTTTAAAAACTTTAAAAGGAGCTTCTGAAGTAGAAGTAATGAGAATCTTAAAAGCAAATATTGCTACATTAAGTGAAAGATTATTAAAACACTTAAACAAATAA